In Electrophorus electricus isolate fEleEle1 chromosome 18, fEleEle1.pri, whole genome shotgun sequence, one genomic interval encodes:
- the LOC113585052 gene encoding beta-1,3-galactosyltransferase 2 — protein MRWRRRHCRANVAMLLLVLLCVGVLLMFGQHSWLVGKKGQLARGTVYPGQRAGTAAVTGANHSMARQHMWRDAGASPAPPRPGANLSSLLDNTSQQESKISTGSNASLSEEIIVESVLKVEPYSYIINEANKCQDRDPFLVLLIAVGSHNVEARDAIRQTWGNESVATGSAFIRLFLLGMGEGDYGLGSQVQHAIEAESRLHHDIIQQKYIDSYYNLTLKTLMGMNWVATYCPGTSYVMKTDSDMFVNTEYLIQKLLKPIVPPRWKYFTGYLMRGYAPNRNKDSKWYMPHELYPSKRYPTFCSGTGYVFSGDMAKLIYRASLSIRRLHLEDVYVGLCLAKLRIEPVPPPNEFLFNHWRVSYSSCKYSHLITSHQFLPTELVKYWHHLQSNKHNACTELPKKKV, from the coding sequence ATGCGCTGGAGGCGACGGCACTGCCGGGCGAATGTGGCCATGCTGCTCCTTGTGCTTTTGTGCGTGGGAGTGCTCCTCATGTTTGGGCAGCACAGCTGGCTGGTGGGGAAGAAGGGCCAGCTAGCGAGGGGCACGGTGTACCCGGGGCAGAGGGCCGGCACAGCAGCGGTGACCGGGGCCAACCACAGCATGGCCAGGCAACACATGTGGAGAGACGCAGGTGCGTCCCCTGCGCCCCCAAGGCCTGGGGCAAACCTCAGCTCACTTTTGGACAATACTTCTCAGCAGGAGTCAAAGATCTCCACAGGCTCCAACGCCAGCTTGAGTGAGGAGATAATAGTGGAAAGTGTACTCAAAGTAGAACCCTACAGCTACATCATCAATGAGGCAAACAAGTGCCAGGACAGGGATCCTTTCCTGGTGCTGCTGATCGCCGTTGGATCTCACAACGTGGAAGCCAGGGATGCCATCAGGCAGACCTGGGGGAATGAGAGTGTGGCCACTGGCTCTGCATTCATCCGTCTCTTCCTCCTGGGAATGGGTGAAGGTGACTACGGCCTGGGCAGCCAGGTACAGCACGCCATCGAGGCGGAGAGCCGACTGCACCATGACATCATCCAGCAGAAGTACATCGACTCCTACTACAACCTCACTCTCAAGACGCTTATGGGCATGAACTGGGTGGCTACATACTGCCCTGGCACCAGCTATGTCATGAAGACGGACAGTGACATGTTTGTCAACACGGAATACCTCATCCAAAAGCTCCTCAAGCCCATCGTCCCACCCAGGTGGAAGTATTTCACCGGCTACCTCATGAGAGGTTATGCCCCGAACCGGAACAAGGACAGCAAGTGGTACATGCCACATGAGCTGTACCCCAGCAAGCGGTACCCAACATTTTGCTCCGGCACAGGGTACGTGTTTTCAGGCGACATGGCAAAGCTGATCTACAGGGCTTCTCTGAGCATACGCCGGCTGCACCTAGAGGATGTCTACGTGGGACTCTGCCTTGCCAAGCTGAGGATCGAGCCAGTCCCACCCCCAAATGAGTTCCTGTTCAACCACTGGAGGGTGTCTTATTCCAGCTGCAAATACAGCCACCTGATAACTTCTCATCAGTTCCTCCCCACCGAGTTAGTGAAATACTGGCATCACCTGCAGAGCAACAAGCACAACGCCTGCACAGAACTGCCAAAGAAGAAAGTATGA